In Spirosoma pollinicola, the genomic window CTGGCTAGTTGCCGTTTTTGCCGATCTATACAGCAAGAATGGTATAGATATTAGTATACGTCGGGTCATAGGCCATCAGTGGGTGAAGACATCCCAAACAAGACTCAATTATTGGAGTTTGCTACCTAACCAATCTACTGTCAGCAGCAACCAGGTCAAACCAAATAGCCGCTTATTTACCGAGTCCGAGCCCAGTTATCCTTATTGTCTATCGACAAGAGCCCTACCCCTATGTGGCCGTTTCTTGAATCAAACCCGCCAGCAGGCCGAAAACCTCTTTAAGCAAGAGTATACTCTTCAGCCAAAGCAAACCTATGAAGTCAACGAATATAAACTGGTGAAAAGCTACTCGGTAACGGAGGACGGCAATTTATTAGTGAATGGCAGCTACCAGTAAAAAAGCCTACGTGCGTTGTACCGATGATAGGCTGACGCCTTGTGCGGCTAAAGGTTCTTTCATTGACTTTCTTGTTTTCAGCACGAGGCATTCCCCCTTGTCACGGTTTACCATCGAGTCGTTTTACACTCATGGCGAAGAATTCCTGCCCGCGTCGGGTCCGATACCCCATCTGATTCAACCGCTCGGCAATGGACCGGTATGTCAACCCGTCTTTGCGGTACAACCGGATTAATTCAGCGGCTTGGCGATTGGCTAGATTTGTCTGAGCATTCTGCTGACGGACCGCTAACCCCCGCCGGGTAACCTCGGAGGTGATGTTGGGCATGCCCAGTTTATGGCCCTGCGCTTTTTTGGCGGCCAGGGCGGCACGTGTTCGGTCCCCAATGAGTTCTCGCTCGTGCTGGGCCAACACAGCCATGATGCCTACAGTAAGCGTA contains:
- a CDS encoding recombinase family protein; its protein translation is MKYVPYYRVSTAGQGKSGLGLSAQQDIVRRFLKQGDSVLDEFIEVESGKRADRPQLAAAIALAKRHKARLLIAKLDRLSRNVSFIFSLRNAEVDFVACDIPDANTLTVGIMAVLAQHERELIGDRTRAALAAKKAQGHKLGMPNITSEVTRRGLAVRQQNAQTNLANRQAAELIRLYRKDGLTYRSIAERLNQMGYRTRRGQEFFAMSVKRLDGKP